From the genome of Xyrauchen texanus isolate HMW12.3.18 chromosome 22, RBS_HiC_50CHRs, whole genome shotgun sequence, one region includes:
- the nkx2.4a gene encoding NK2 homeobox 4a — protein MSLSPKHTTPFSVTDILSPIEETFKKFSGMESTGNLTSPLGAYRQPQVSQTGMQQHSMGHNATVATNYHMPHSVSQFSHSAMGGYCNGSIANMGDLPSYQETMRNSAGATGWYGANSDPRYSTSINMTGMGTLTGMADTTKSIPSLHAAPRRKRRVLFSQAQVYELERKFKQQKYLSAPEREHLASMIHLTPTQVKIWFQNHRYKMKRQAKDKVAQQLQQEGTLCQQQQSPRRVAVPVLVKDGKSCQNGSNTPTPNQQQQNGSGVVLPTSSNSMNQHQNQQVNALVQAQELEEMSPSPLSLPSQMKNMGQMDTIVDYTNNMVTSNLLYGRTW, from the exons ATGTCGCTGAGCCCAAAGCACACAACACCCTTTTCAGTGACAGATATTTTGAGCCCAATTGAGGAGACTTTCAAGAAGTTTAGTGGCATGGAGAGCACTGGAAACCTCACATCTCCATTGGGAGCGTACCGGCAACCCCAGGTGTCCCAGACTGGCATGCAGCAACACTCTATGGGCCACAACGCCACTGTGGCGACTAACTACCATATGCCACACTCCGTTTCCCAGTTCTCGCATAGTGCAATGGGGGGCTACTGTAATGGCAGCATTGCCAACATGGGGGACCTACCATCTTACCAAGAGACTATGAGAAACAGCGCAGGAGCAACGGGATGGTACGGCGCCAATTCTGACCCTAGATACTCCACAA GTATAAACATGACAGGAATGGGCACGCTGACAGGCATGGCCGACACCACCAAATCCATCCCATCTCTGCACGCCGCTCCAAGGAGGAAACGACGGGTGCTCTTCTCTCAAGCACAAGTCTACGAGCTGGAAAGGAAATTTAAGCAACAGAAATACCTTTCAGCGCCAGAGAGGGAACACCTGGCTAGCATGATACATCTAACCCCGACGCAGGTCAAGATCTGGTTTCAGAATCACCGCTACAAGATGAAACGACAGGCCAAGGACAAAGTAGCGCAACAGCTTCAACAGGAGGGCACCCTGTGTCAACAGCAGCAGTCGCCGAGGAGAGTGGCTGTTCCTGTTTTAGTGAAGGACGGCAAGTCTTGTCAAAACGGCTCCAACACGCCCACGCCGAACCAGCAGCAGCAAAATGGTTCCGGTGTCGTGCTTCCTACCTCGAGTAATTCTATGAACCAGCACCAAAACCAGCAAGTCAACGCACTTGTGCAGGCCCAAGAACTGGAGGAAATGTCCCCCAGTCCCCTGTCACTTCCCTCGCAAATGAAAAACATGGGCCAGATGGACACTATTGTAGATTACACAAATAACATGGTCACATCAAATTTGCTTTATGGCAGAACGTGGTAA